One segment of Theobroma cacao cultivar B97-61/B2 chromosome 9, Criollo_cocoa_genome_V2, whole genome shotgun sequence DNA contains the following:
- the LOC18588177 gene encoding ethylene-responsive transcription factor ERF017, whose amino-acid sequence MVKPNCTASSTSPTEHVSDSTSSSSKYKGVRKRKWGKWVSEIRLPNSRERIWLGSYDSAEKAARAFDAALYCLRGRDAKFNFPENPPEIVGGRSLSPQEIQAVAARFANEVEADGTAGNHNHINNINNSIITSNESHSRNNNVGTEQNTSSSSVSVSGWGTPAIHVESTEMMDYSSFFSMLDTDHGMSDYGFYSGLLPGDQLYPPPLPSPPVDDNVDDQNGDAGFSQSSFLWNF is encoded by the coding sequence ATGGTGAAACCGAACTGCACAGCATCTTCAACATCACCTACAGAACATGTCTCGGACAGTACAAGTAGTAGTTCCAAGTACAAGGGTGTACGAAAGAGGAAATGGGGCAAATGGGTGTCCGAAATTCGGCTTCCCAACAGCCGTGAGCGTATTTGGTTAGGGTCTTACGACTCGGCGGAGAAAGCAGCCAGGGCGTTCGATGCGGCTCTTTATTGTTTACGTGGGCGCGATGCTAAGTTCAATTTCCCCGAAAATCCACCAGAAATTGTCGGAGGGAGGTCACTTAGCCCGCAAGAAATTCAAGCGGTGGCGGCTAGGTTTGCTAACGAGGTGGAAGCTGATGGGACTGCAGGGAATCATAAccatattaataatattaacaaTAGTATTATTACTTCAAACGAATCACATTCACGAAACAACAATGTGGGGACTGAACAGAACACGTCGTCTTCGTCGGTGTCAGTATCAGGCTGGGGGACTCCAGCAATACATGTGGAGAGTACTGAAATGATGGATTATTCGTCATTTTTTAGCATGTTGGACACCGATCATGGGATGTCCGATTATGGCTTTTATTCAGGGCTCTTGCCTGGCGATCAACTCTATCCTCCACCACTACCGTCTCCGCCTGTTGATGATAACGTGGATGATCAGAACGGTGACGCAGGTTTTTCACAGTCATCGTTTCTTTGGAACTTCTAA
- the LOC18588175 gene encoding 3beta-hydroxysteroid-dehydrogenase/decarboxylase, translated as MSGEERWCVVTGGRGFAARHLVEMLIKYEMFAVRIADLPSSIDLEPYEENGLLGEALRTGRARYVSADLRHKAQVLKALEGVEVVFHMAAPNSSINNYQLHHSVNVQGTKNVIEACVELKVKRLIYTSSPSVVCDGVHGIFNGNESLPYPPDHNDSYSATKAEGEALVIKSNGVKGLLTCCIRPSSIFGPGDKLLVPSLVSAARAGKSKFIIGDGNNVYDFTYVENVAHAHICAERALASGGEVAEKAAGQAYFVTNMEPIKFWEFVSQILEGLGYQRPKIKIPAFAIMPIAYLVEWTYRLLGPYGMKVPQLTPSRVRLLSCSRSFDCSKAKDRLGYSPLVSLEDGIQKTIESYSYLRAENPPKREGPSKASVYLGQGRVADTLLWKNKRQTLTVLLVLFAIYYNFIASGSTIITALSKLLLVSLSFLFIHGSLPNRILGYKVEKVPASNFHLSEEKSREVVMLMASSWNGAVNVLKSLCKGKDWILFLKVVFALLLLSFLGAMSLRTMFVIGLPLAFIAFYVYEKKEQEIDSLILEAFSVGCKLKSDIARKLVASKKND; from the exons ATGTCGGGAGAGGAGAGATGGTGCGTGGTAACGGGCGGCAGAGGCTTCGCCGCCCGTCATTTGGTCGAAATGCTAATCAAATACGAGATGTTCGCTGTTCGAATCGCCGATTTGCCTTCTAGCATTGACCTCGAACCGTACGAGGAAAACGGACTCCTCGGCGAAGCTTTACGTACGGGTCGTGCTCGTTACGTTTCCGCTGATCTTCGCCACAAAGCTCAAGTACTAAAAG CTTTGGAAGGAGTTGAGGTGGTTTTCCACATGGCGGCTCCTAATTCGTCGATTAATAACTACCAGCTTCATCATTCGGTTAATGTTCAAG GGACTAAAAATGTTATTGAGGCTTGCGTTGAACTTAAAGTGAAAAGGCTTATCTATACGAGCTCTCCCAGTGTCGTTTGTGATGGGGTTCACGGAATCTTCAATGGCAATGAATCCCTGCCTTATCCACCTGAT catAATGATTCATACTCAGCTACAAAGGCTGAGGGAGAGGCATTGGTCatcaagtcaaatggggtTAAAGGGCTTCTAACTTGTTGCATACGTCCCAGTAGTATTTTTGGCCCTGGCGATAAGTTGTTGGTTCCATCTTTGGTATCTGCAGCAAGGGCAGGGAAATCCAAG TTCATAATTGGTGATGGTAACAATGTATATGATTTcacttatgttgaaaatgtgGCACATGCTCATATTTGTGCTGAACGAGCTCTAGCATCTGGAGGAGAAGTTGCAGAAAAAGCTGCAGGGCAG GCATATTTTGTAACCAATATGGAGCCAATCAAGTTTTGGGAGTTTGTTTCCCAAATACTCGAGGGTCTTGGCTATCAGAG GCCGAAAATAAAGATTCCCGCCTTTGCTATAATGCCAATTGCATATTTGGTCGAGTGGACATATCGGCTACTAGGCCCATATGGCATGAAGGTTCCACAATTGACACCTTCGAGAGTTAGACTTCTCTCTTGCAGCAGATCTTTTGATTGTTCAAAAGCAAAGGATCGGCTTGGCTATTCACCACTTGTTTCACTCGAG GATGGTATACAGAAGACAATTGAGTCATACTCATATCTGAGAGCTGAAAATCCACCCAAGAGAGAAGGGCCTTCTAAAGCTTCTGTTTATCTTGGACAGGGAAGAG TTGCTGACACACTACTTTGGAAGAATAAAAGGCAGACTCTGACAGTGCTGTTAGTACTATTTGCAATCTACTACAACTTCATTGCTTCGGGTTCTACCATTATTACTGCACTTTCGAAGCTTCTCTTGGTGTCACTAAGTTTTTTGTTCATCCATGGCAGTTTACCAAATAGAAT ATTGGGATATAAAGTAGAGAAAGTTCCCGCATCAAATTTCCACTTATCAGAAGAGAAATCACGGGAAGTTGTTATGTTGATGGCTTCATCCTGGAATGGTGCTGTTAATGTTTTGAAATCTCTTTGCAAGGGGAAGGATTGGATTCTGTTCCTTAAG GTTGTTTTCGCTCTACTGCTTCTTAGCTTCCTTGGAGCCATGTCACTTCGGACTATGTTTGTCATAG GACTTCCACTTGCCTTTATAGCTTTCTATGTGTATGAGAAAAAGGAGCAGGAAATTGATTCTTTGATTCTAGAAGCGTTCTCTGTGGGCTGCAAACTAAAATCTGATATTGCCAGGAAATTAGTGGCCTCCAAGAAGAATGACTGA
- the LOC18588176 gene encoding DNA cross-link repair protein SNM1: MLSRSSASQFLSTDDDDDDFQVPPTQTLSASIKPTSHKNPLKPSNTPRPPSKKPKRPDNPPGKENAAVIAIPITRSNDQPDLDETCSLDLIPSSINCSFNLTSAQDRESDYVKCDEKKKELLELNKGYLCNSVESRLIRPRSELSEEFGEDFDEDNELDALLKLCNDVEEEKEEDSGDEKESNVLDNSLVQCPLCGVNISGLNEEHRLVHINDCLDKVENPGQNVVFPPSVDREFQCVPEVVDGPPLSPRQVVDVSPVVKWLSNLGLARYADAFVREEVDWDTLKWLTEEDLFSIGVTALGPRKKIVHALSELRKSYSCAAERHMGHPSHGNGSAKSSRAKTQTEISNFIDDETTKPAANKLITDFFPGLVSDRKKVCTPPRGQHISSKSHSDPGRRRVQTNHVKNGKLKDIPAWCCIPGTPFRVDAFKYLRGDCSHWFLTHFHMDHYQGLTRSFRHGKIYCSSITAQLVNVKLGIPWEKLQVLPLNQKINIAGIEITCLDANHCPGSIMILFVPPNGKAVLHTGDFRFCEEMASMSLWHACPIHTLILDTTYCNPQYDFPKQEAVIQFVIEAIQAEAFNPKTLFLIGSYTIGKERLFLEVARVLRRKVYITAAKFRLLDCLGFSEEDMRWFTLNEQESQIHVVPMWTLASFKRLKHISNQYAGRFSLIVAFSPTGWALGKGKKKAPGRRWQQGTIIRYEVPYSEHCSFTELKEFVKILSPENIIPSVNNDGPDSTKAMISLLLP; encoded by the exons ATGCTCTCGAGATCTTCCGCATCCCAGTTTCTTTCCACCGACGACGACGACGACGATTTTCAAGTTCCCCCAACTCAAACTCTTTCAGCTTCCATTAAACCCACCTCACACAAGAACCCCCTCAAGCCCTCCAATACTCCCCGCCCTCCTTCCAAGAAACCTAAACGCCCTGATAACCCACCCGGAAAAGAAAACGCTGCCGTTATCGCCATTCCGATAACCCGATCCAATGATCAGCCCGATCTCGATGAAACCTGCAGCTTGGATTTAATACCGTCCAGCATCAATTGTAGTTTTAATTTGACTTCAGCCCAAGATAGGGAGTCTGATTATGTAAAATGTGacgaaaagaaaaaggagttATTGGAATTGAATAAGGGTTACTTGTGTAATTCAGTAGAGTCGAGATTAATAAGGCCGAGATCAGAGTTAAGCGAGGAGTTCGGAGAAGATTTTGACGAAGATAATGAGCTTGATGCCTTACTTAAGCTATGCAACGAcgtagaagaagaaaaagaagaagacagTGGAGATGAAAAGGAAAGTAATGTTCTAGACAATAGTCTAGTTCAATGTCCTCTTTGTGGAGTTAATATTTCGGGTTTGAATGAAGAGCACCGACTGGTTCACATCAATGATTGTCTCGACAAAGTGGAGAATCCTGGTCAAAAT GTTGTTTTTCCTCCTAGTGTTGACAGGGAATTTCAGTGCGTTCCTGAGGTTGTTGATGGTCCCCCTTTGTCTCCTCGACAAGTTGTTGATGTCTCCCCTGTTGTTAAATGGCTAAGTAATCTTGGTTTAGCAAGATATGCTGATGCTTTTGTCCGAGAAGAGGTTGATTGGGACACTCTGAAGTGGTTGACTGAAGAG GATTTGTTCAGCATTGGTGTTACTGCACTAGGCCCCAGGAAGAAGATTGTGCATGCTCTTAGTGAACTCAGAAAAAGCTACTCCTGTGCAGCTGAGAGGCACATGGGTCATCCCAGTCATGGAAATGGATCAGCCAAAAGCAGCAGAGCAAAGACGCAAACTGAGATTTCTAATTTTATAGATGACGAAACTACTAAGCCAGCTGCAAACAAGTTAATTACAGATTTTTTTCCTGGCTTGGTTTCTGACAGGAAGAAAGTTTGCACCCCTCCAAGAGGACAGCATATATCAAGCAAAAGTCACTCAGATCCTGGTCGTAGACGTGTGCAGACAAATCATGTTAAAAATGGAAAACTAAAAGATATTCCTGCATGGTGTTGCATTCCAGGAACACCATTTCGAGTG GATGCTTTCAAATATCTTCGAGGAGATTGTTCCCACTGGTTTCTCACACACTTCCATATGGACC ATTATCAAGGATTAACAAGGTCTTTTCGTCATGGTAAGATTTACTGCTCCTCAATCACAGCACAGCTTGTAAATGTAAAGCTTGGAATACCATGGGAAAAGTTGCAAGTTTTACCCCTCAACCAAAAGATCAATATTGCTGGTATTGAGATAACATGCTTGGATGCAAATCACTGCCCAGGATCCATCATGATACTCTTTGTACCACCAAATGGTAAG GCTGTTCTACACACAGGAGATTTTCGCTTTTGTGAGGAAATGGCAAGCATGTCTCTTTGGCATGCTTGTCCTATACATACTCTCATCCTTGATACAACTTACTGTAATCCTCAG TATGACTTCCCAAAGCAGGAGGCTGTAATACAGTTTGTCATTGAGGCAATCCAAGCAGAGGCTTTCAACCCTAAGACACTTTTTCTGATTGGCAGCTACACAATTG GAAAGGAAAGGCTTTTCTTGGAGGTTGCTCGTGTCCTTCGTAGAAAGGTTTACATCACTGCAGCAAAGTTCCGTCTTTTGGATTGCTTGGGTTTCTCTGAGGAAGATATGCGGTGGTTCACACTTAATGAACAGGAAAGCCAGATCCATGTTGTCCCTATGTGGACACTTGCAAGCTTCAAACGATTGAAACACATATCTAACCAATATGCG GGTCGATTCAGTCTAATAGTTGCTTTCTCTCCTACGGGTTGGGCACTTGGTAAGGGGAAGAAAAAGGCTCCAGGGAGAAGGTGGCAGCAGGGTACAATCATCAG GTACGAAGTGCCATATAGTGAGCATTGCAGCTTTACAGAGCTCAAAgaatttgtgaaaattttatcTCCCGAAAACATAATACCAAGTGTGAATAATGATGGACCAGATTCTACCAAAGCCATGATTTCCCTCCTGTTGCCTTGA